The following are encoded in a window of Geobacter metallireducens GS-15 genomic DNA:
- the pncA gene encoding bifunctional nicotinamidase/pyrazinamidase gives MKSTSALLIVDVQNDFCPGGLLPVPEGDRVVPLLNRYMELFREKKLPIIASRDWHPAITSHFRDFGGIWPVHCVQGSEGARFHRDLALPDDAIVISKGQDPAQDAYSAFQATTESGVSFPELLKELGITRLFVGGLATDYCVKESVLDGLRHGLAVTLLEDAVRGVNLTPGDSARAIENMVVAGAVRMNFSRLQADPPS, from the coding sequence ATGAAGAGCACGTCAGCCCTTCTGATCGTCGACGTCCAGAACGATTTCTGCCCCGGAGGCTTGCTACCCGTACCAGAGGGGGATCGGGTCGTCCCGCTGCTCAACCGCTACATGGAGCTTTTCAGAGAGAAAAAGCTGCCGATCATCGCATCCCGGGACTGGCATCCGGCCATCACATCCCACTTTCGGGACTTCGGTGGCATCTGGCCGGTCCACTGCGTCCAGGGGAGCGAGGGGGCCCGGTTCCACCGCGACCTGGCCCTTCCGGACGACGCCATTGTGATCTCCAAGGGACAAGACCCGGCTCAGGACGCCTATTCCGCGTTCCAGGCGACCACGGAAAGCGGCGTGTCCTTCCCGGAACTCCTTAAAGAGCTGGGTATCACCAGACTTTTCGTGGGGGGCCTCGCCACGGACTACTGTGTCAAGGAATCGGTTCTGGACGGGCTGCGCCACGGTCTTGCGGTAACACTCCTTGAGGATGCGGTACGGGGGGTCAACCTGACTCCCGGCGACTCGGCAAGGGCTATCGAAAACATGGTCGTTGCCGGCGCGGTGCGAATGAATTTCAGCAGGCTTCAGGCCGACCCTCCCTCGTGA